The uncultured Methanolobus sp. sequence TCTTAATGGATTTGAGGAGTAAATTAGATGAAAACTTAGCTTCTAAATTAAATATAATAGAGCAAGAAGCAAAAGAAATATGGTCAAAAGGTGAGTTGAATCACTTATATTATACATTACATGGTTTAGACCATTCTCAGAATGTAATCAATCTAATCAATAAATTAGTTGAAGGCTTAAGTATAGAACTAAATGATGCTGAAATTTTCTGTTTACTTTCAGCTGCTTATTTGCATGATGTTGGAATGCAAGTAAAGTATGATGACGACAACTCTAAATGTGAAGGTATCTCAAAAGCTAAAAATCGTCCATATTCTGTTCAAGATTTAATTAGAGATGAACATCACATAAGAAGTGGTCGTTTTATAAAAGACCACTCTAAAACTTTGAAATTAGATAATTATGAGGCAGACATAATAAGATTAGTCTCCGAGGGCCATAGAAAAACAGACCTTAACTCTGAATCATATGACGATACTGGTATTGGTAATGATCCTATGCGCGTTCGTCTTCTTTCAGCATTATTAAGGGTAGCTGATGAATTAGATGTTACTTACAAGAGAGCTCCCGGTCAGGTTTATGAGCTTTTAGAAAAAGAAATGCCCAGTTTTTCTGTTCTTCAATGGTTGAAACATCATTACACAAGTGCTCTTGTAATTACTACTACTGGGAACTCAACTACAATTAATGTACATTGTCATTATCCTGATGTGGACAATGGTAATAAAATAATGAATGAATTGATTGTTAAACCTATTAATGAAACCATAGGAGAAGTTCAGGTTATTTTATTACGATATGGCCTAGATATTACATTAGAACAAAAATTGACTATTAATCCTGATTTAGATGAAATACCGGCGGATATTTTGGAACTGTTTTTTCGTCCATTTTCTAGTGTAATTACTGAATTGCCTAAGACAAAAGGATTCATCGGACGCAATGAAGAACTGAACCAATTATCATTTTCTTTGGATAAAAATATAATAGTCATTGAAGGAATTGCAGGGATTGGTAAAACATATGTTGCGGTTAAATTTGCTGAAAAACTAAAAGATGATTATGACGTTTATTGGTATGAAAATCTAAGTGAAGTCAGTACTTTGAGTTCAGTACTCAAAAAAATGGCTCTTTTTTTAAAGGGAAAGGGCAGACCAAGGATGTCCAATTCGCTTGATAATTTTGGATATGACAATGATGTTTTAATTTCATTATTAAGAGATGAATTGAATACTTCCAAAATCGCGATTTTTTTTGATGATTATCATAAGGCCGAAGGAGAACTAGATCCCTTATTATCTCAGTTAAAAGATATACAAAAATCAAAGATTATAATAGTAACTAGAAAAAAACCCGCTTTTTACAATATAATTGATGAAAAGAACAATAAAGTAGTTATTATAAAAATAGATGATTGGGATATATATCACACAGAACAAATGTTAAAAGAGAGATTTTTAACCCCCAATCATGACGTTCTTGTAAAAGTGCATGAAAGACTTCATGGTCATCCTCAATATTTAAATCTTTTTTGCATACTTGCCAATAATACAGATGCAGAAGAATTACTTGAAAAAATACCTCTGGCTTTAAAGGATGCACATGAATACCTTGAGAAAGAAGTGTATGACTCTCTTAATTCAGAAGAAAAATTATTGTTGCAAACAATTTCTGTATTTAGAATAGCTGAAACTCTTGATGCATTTGACAGTGTTAATGAATTTAACAATATAACTGTGACATTAGATTCATTAATTGACAATTTTTTAGTCGACGAACTTGGGTTTAATAAATTCAAAGTTCATGATATTATTCGAGAATTCTGTATGGGGGATATCGGAAAAGCAAAAACATTAAAAAAATACCATGCCAATGCAGCCGGATACTATTTGCAGGACACTGAAAATTTGGAAAATGTTCTAGAATCAGTTTATCACTATAAACTGGCAGGAATGAAAGAACAATCATCACGTGTTTTGGTTGGTCATGTTGACAATTTTATATCAAAAGGTTTTTGGGAAAAAGTGGAATCACAATTAAAAGAGTCAATTACATTTAACAAAAGGAAAACGCAACCAAACTTGATATATCTGTCTGCAAGGGCAAATATGGCCATTGCAGAACTATATGAACGTAAGGGTGATTACAATGAATGTATTCATTATGCAAATGCAGCTGTATCTATGTTCAAAAAAATAGGTATGCACGATAATTTATTAAATCCCTATATGTTGCTTGCAGCCATCAATCATAAAAAAGGAAATCAAGAGAAAGTTCAATATTATCAGGCATTGTGTGAGAGCATTCTTAAATCCACGGAAGATAAACAAAGAGAAATGGCTTTTAAAGCAAACAGTCTACAATTTGCTGATATGGATGATGATGAAAGATTACAGTCTTTCTACGAAGTTCTTAGTTTTTTTGAAGACTGCGACGATGAAAAAAAAGTTGCAGCTGTTTCTCGAAGTATCTCTCATATATATCGAAGAATAGGGGAATTTGAAAAATCATTGTTCTATTTAAAAAAGGCTTTGAAAATATATGAACTACGGAATGATTTGTTTGATATGACAGTTACTAGTTTTGATGTTGCTCATACATATGCTTTAAATATAAACCATGTGAAAAATATTGGTAGTTTGTTAGAGTGTTTGAATAACGTAATACAAACATATGTACAGATAGGTCATTTGAGGGGAGAACTTGAGGCATTATTACTAAAAGGGGACTTATTGCTGAAATTTAATGACTTTGACCTAGCTATTGAATCATATGAACGTGCATTGGATATATATATCTCGTTAAATGAAAATGAGATTTATCTGAATCCAAGACTATCAATCGGAAATTCTCTAACAAAAGCCAAAAAATATGATGAAGCAATTTCTTATTTCTTAAAAATATTTGAATTCAATGATATAACGCATGATGATTTTTTATGTGCAAAAGCATCTCTTTCTGAGCTATATATATTGAGTAAACATTATGAACAAGCGATGGACAATTCTGTGGAATTAATTGATGAGGCAAGTGATATTTCAAACGATTTGAGATTTATATATCTTGGTCATTTTTTTGCATCCATCTCATCTTTGCATCTTAATGATTTCCAAAAATACTATTATCATCTTAAATCTATAATCAATTTTAAATCTGAAAAAATTTCTATTCGTTGGGATTTTTCAGATATTAAACCTGCTTTGGATGATCTTGGGAATGAAAAAATGTTAATATTCGATGTAGTTTCCTATCTAAAATCTGAGACCGAATATCCTTGTATTAGGCTAGAGGATGTACAAATTATTTCAGAATCACCTAATGATTCTGGAGTAATATTCCATCCACTGGTAGGTAGTTTAGCATTAAACAAAAATGATTCTGACTTGCAGTCTATTATGTTTGGTTTAAATGAAATAAATAAAATAGATCAATGTTTGCCTTCAATCATGGAAGTCAGTCGTGAAAAAGCTCTTCTTATTCTTGGATTCTTGTTCCAAAAAGGAATTCTTGAGTGTATGTCTCAAAGTGATTGTGAATTTCAAGTAGTACTTACTGAAAAAGGTCGCAAAATCAAGGTATAATAGACTCTAAGAGTGTTCTATTTGCATTCTATATTTAAAAAAAGAACAGTATTTTTAGGGAAGAGCCCCGAAACTATGGAAGTGCTATATTGTGACAACTGGACTGCAGAGTCCTTTTACAATAGGTTTATGTTGAATTTCCGGGGCTCACGGTGATTATTTTGAAATGGTTGTAATGTTTAAAAAAATAAAAAAAGATAGAGAAAGCACTTAGAGTGCTTCCCCGTCTGTTTCTCCTGTACGGATCCTGATAATCTTGCTTATAGGGTACGTAAAGATTTTACCGTCTCCAATGGAACCGGTTGCTGCTGTCTTCATTATTATGTCAACGACTTTGTCGGCATCTTCTTCA is a genomic window containing:
- a CDS encoding NB-ARC domain-containing protein, giving the protein MDLRSKLDENLASKLNIIEQEAKEIWSKGELNHLYYTLHGLDHSQNVINLINKLVEGLSIELNDAEIFCLLSAAYLHDVGMQVKYDDDNSKCEGISKAKNRPYSVQDLIRDEHHIRSGRFIKDHSKTLKLDNYEADIIRLVSEGHRKTDLNSESYDDTGIGNDPMRVRLLSALLRVADELDVTYKRAPGQVYELLEKEMPSFSVLQWLKHHYTSALVITTTGNSTTINVHCHYPDVDNGNKIMNELIVKPINETIGEVQVILLRYGLDITLEQKLTINPDLDEIPADILELFFRPFSSVITELPKTKGFIGRNEELNQLSFSLDKNIIVIEGIAGIGKTYVAVKFAEKLKDDYDVYWYENLSEVSTLSSVLKKMALFLKGKGRPRMSNSLDNFGYDNDVLISLLRDELNTSKIAIFFDDYHKAEGELDPLLSQLKDIQKSKIIIVTRKKPAFYNIIDEKNNKVVIIKIDDWDIYHTEQMLKERFLTPNHDVLVKVHERLHGHPQYLNLFCILANNTDAEELLEKIPLALKDAHEYLEKEVYDSLNSEEKLLLQTISVFRIAETLDAFDSVNEFNNITVTLDSLIDNFLVDELGFNKFKVHDIIREFCMGDIGKAKTLKKYHANAAGYYLQDTENLENVLESVYHYKLAGMKEQSSRVLVGHVDNFISKGFWEKVESQLKESITFNKRKTQPNLIYLSARANMAIAELYERKGDYNECIHYANAAVSMFKKIGMHDNLLNPYMLLAAINHKKGNQEKVQYYQALCESILKSTEDKQREMAFKANSLQFADMDDDERLQSFYEVLSFFEDCDDEKKVAAVSRSISHIYRRIGEFEKSLFYLKKALKIYELRNDLFDMTVTSFDVAHTYALNINHVKNIGSLLECLNNVIQTYVQIGHLRGELEALLLKGDLLLKFNDFDLAIESYERALDIYISLNENEIYLNPRLSIGNSLTKAKKYDEAISYFLKIFEFNDITHDDFLCAKASLSELYILSKHYEQAMDNSVELIDEASDISNDLRFIYLGHFFASISSLHLNDFQKYYYHLKSIINFKSEKISIRWDFSDIKPALDDLGNEKMLIFDVVSYLKSETEYPCIRLEDVQIISESPNDSGVIFHPLVGSLALNKNDSDLQSIMFGLNEINKIDQCLPSIMEVSREKALLILGFLFQKGILECMSQSDCEFQVVLTEKGRKIKV